The Ischnura elegans chromosome 9, ioIscEleg1.1, whole genome shotgun sequence genome includes the window TACAAATTTCGTTGTAACGGTAGATGATTAcgtaggtgctggtgaaacaggtaaaagaagagctttagaggctgataaacttcggcaggatcaatttcgcttacgacgaacacaacacagttaacgTAACATCAATCGTTGCAGCAGGAGGACGAGAAAGTAGTGATGGGACGCATGTGCGCCATGTGTGtatcgatggaaatcgactattggtggaattgaccatcgatggtatccacaatcgataggtcgaaatcgcgggcgggagtcaatcttggcattcaaaaaattaagtttcgccttatgacttgaggaataaatcccactgagaaatatatcttttttgtgtcatcgcctcagtagattaaaaagcacgagtgaaatcacattttgaaaagcattcttctttatgaaacgaggaaaacttttcatggcaggattttttttacatcttaagggtattaattgatttttgaataaatctGCATTTCATAGCAACCCAGGCGGACAGCGTTCTTGgatgttccgaacagaaatgataaaacaaacgTGGTAGGCATTTTCTCGGGCGTTCACCTGCGTTCCAACGAAGCCTAGTTGGATAGCGCTCATGAGTGTTCCAGAACAGAAAGGCGCAAACACCATAGGTAGGTGTTCTACTGTGTTCCTATAGTGCATTTCAGGAACAGCGTTTGCGAACGTGCAAAAAAAAGAGGAACCCCCTGCTCCGTACCACTAGAAAGAAGTCTCTCTTGGGGCTCatcatactaattgtaagacgaaaactcccccgtctcgaaagggtcaggtagttattcttattttgttacaatatcatttagtaacacctgtgactcagttattacatacacaaaagcctgttgtcaaaaaatagtccgcgaatatcccacaatggttgcCAATGTCCGTGGGGCGAAATAGGAATATAtaggggatcaaaataggatattccaggaatatcccgtaATGGCTCGCAATAaccctgggacgaaataggaatattggggatcaaaatgggatattcctggaatatcctctgctgtgtgggtggTCCAGTAAATGAACTATCTGGCATGaatccatgaaaatggtttatgtatattggacgtaaatatatgtatattttacgtcaattctaaaagtatatggaatgtaaataatttacattcagtttacattaaatgtatcgataaatgggccagaaaataggtttaaatcaatcacgtattaaataagacagcattttatgttgacctaaaataaaagttaacaacattttctatgtaaatatttccgagtatatgatatgtaaattttacatatttcaatatactttacatagtttaccaagattgacttaaaaaatatgtatattatacctCGTGTGCTGACTGGGATAtcttagcagtaaaactacgaattgctttaaaattttaaatcctaagcatcatttcgtatttttaatatcttataaGCTAAACTATGaattatattagaatttttaattctagatcccatttcgtatattttttcctccgcattaaaactacgaattgtattagtATATAAAATTCTAGGCGTCATgtcattgtttaaaattttaaattctaggctcCAGGTCTCTAAATCTTTATTGTAACAGGCTCAAATTTGTGGAGGTTCatgctaataaataaaagcgaataaACTATGTATGAATCCACTAATTCATATATGTGGTACTATTACTTTCGACGTAGTGTCGTCATCATTAGGTGAAGAGGCTACAAAGAAATTTTTGGTCAAAGGTCAAAGGTCAAAGTCAAaggtaaatcgaaagattatatctcctggagtaggtatttcacttgcttagatttttaaatgatcatatctatttttcgcgatggataaaaagtgaaaaatttcaagcgcgcgaaaacgcgacggctaagtaggaatgatgggaaaacgccgtgtgacgtatttctggttccaactgtcggcgtgtgaggtgaccttggggcgaggcttgagcgctgatacgacgcaggctgcaagcaggaagctgagtaccttgctagcaggtagcgcttggcttaaataaggattattattcccctatcaaacgaaggaaactttccgaactttggtaattttaatgtgtgattattaagagatgtttccctgagctctatgcctcatgcatgcattattaatctcaggcaacgtaaaactcctatctactcatatagaaactaggtccctgtgacgtcacgtggagtggaatcgtatgggcgccaatctggcctttttcaagtgaggttaaaattgaccgttgccattcgtctaaaccggtatttctaaaaccaaataatttgtatattattaatacactaatggcgcgtaaggaatcgcaatccatgaattccgttttctttgatgaaggaaactaccctactgctTAATACTGATTTTTTCGTTTCGGATTATGTAGTCATTCTCTCTAGAAGGTAGAAAGATTTTGGCAATATTAATGAATGATTGCGAATTAGGGTGAAAACGAATACGCATGGTAAAAAGATTTCATGaatcaattattgattttaagCATATGTTGCGTTTTACCAGCATGCCGGAACAAATCATGAACAATGTGCGTCGAAAAAGGCAGAGTTATTTTCAATGCCCGGGAGAAATATTTCGGTGCCTGAGTTCCCAACGGTTTTCTACTCCGACAAAAGAAGAAAGGCATCATGTACTGAAAATATCATTAAGTACTAGAGGTGTCCTGTAGTACTGGAGCATTTGAAGTTTTTGGTAAGTGCAATGCGCAGGGCGTTCGATGAAACAAACTTGCGTTGAATAATTTCGCCACGAGACATTTTATTGCATTACGTTGGTAACACAAAACACTGGTGGTCACCAGAGCAGACATGTATTATCGTATAACCATTTAAGATACAGTAATGAATAAAAAGTTCATTTTACAGGTGTAGAGTCACCAAGAAGAACAAACAATGCAACCCAAAGCTTTAAAAGGCATACCAAGTTCCACAACAATGGCCGGACCACGTTACTaaagctttgttcgcgtcgctgccaCTTCTGCACTTTCTTGAACCTGAAGGTGCAAGAAAGAAACCGGAAGGTGCAAGAGAGAACATTATTGCGAAGCGAACGGCCGAGTGTCAAATATGGCGCGTGAATTGATGTTGAGGAATATCCTGGAGGGAGCAATAGATGATTCTTCTGATGAAGATAACGATATCATCCCTGAATTAATGAGGCCGCGTGTTAGAGGTGATGAGATATTGCGATACTCAGCTGTAATTAGCCCGGATTGAtccatgtttatttatttatatacatatgttTGTTGTGGAACGAATAGTGCCTTCCGTTTTGAATGTATTATTTCGATAATATCTCATCTTTCTTGTAAATTATTACAAAGTAATGTTTGCAGTTATGATAAATTGTATATAACAATAGTTTAAATTACTTCTGATGACTGTGGTATCCATGTGTTGAAGTGTGTGCCATTTCGTAGCTACGATCCATGAACTGCCGATCAAGTCTAAGCAATGGGCtctaaaagttttaatttagcaATCTCGTTCCcacttttgtgaattttaatatcTCTATTTTTACAAATACGGTGGCAGTGCGGTGAATTTAGTGGAATTTccgtaaatttttatattttcaaattcaataaaatacgtACTTGACATGATTAAAAACCATCTTCTGCTTACTATTACTTCTATTATAGGTAACGTACAAGCATTGAACGTTGTTCTTAATGCTGTGGAACCTGAACAGAGAACTACTATTCCCCAATATGTGGAGGAGGTAATTCCTCAATACAGTGATAGGGAATTTATAATGCACTTTAGGCTGAAGAAGGGCACTGTACGTGATTTGATCGCTAAATTTCAAGCGTCTGAAGAATATTTGAATTTACACGGTACGATCTCATACTTAATATGTTAATATTAGTTCTTCCACTGAGTGTAGAATGTTGTCAATATACTCTTAGTTTTTTTCGCAGGCCATGGAGGTTTTGAACCAGTGAGTGCCCAGAAGCATGTTTTAGCTTATTTGTGGTTCGTCGGTCACGAGGCTGCTGGCTACCGAGATGTCGCAGACCGTTTCAATGTTAGCCTCAGCACACTTAATTGTATTATTAAACgaataaataacttcattttgGGCATGGCTCCAATTCTAATGAAGGAGCCTTCGAACGAAGAGAAAAATGCCACCAAGCGTCATTTTTTAGAGGGAAAAGGCTTCCCTGACGTAATTGgtaatgaattataatattaaaaacctAATGCATTTACGTGCTGCATCTAATGAGaacagcattaaaattttcattcaatacatAGGTTTGATAGATGGAACACATTTCCGAATTGATAAGCCGGTGGAAGATCCGGAATCCTACATTAACAGAAAGAAGTACTTTTCTATACAGACTCAGGCTATAGTTAATGAAAAGGGCAAGTTTACTGATGTTTTTGTTGGCTATCCTGGGTCTGTACATGACGCCAGAGTTTTTAAGAATAGCTCCATATATCCAGAGCTTCCCAATTACTGCCAAGGTTTGTTTCCGTTGAAATTTTGATTCAATACTAATCTTAACTGCTGCATTGGCTTTTCCTGATATCATGTTGTATAATCTTTTCTTTACATAATGTTTGCTTGGAAATATGACTTCAAAATCCTACTAGGTGCTCCTTAAATCTTTCAGGTCTGGGTTACTTACTGGGTGATAGTGCATATCCATGCTCCCAGTTTATGATAACACCCTACAGGGATAATGGCCATCAAAcaagagctcaaagaaattttaattttatacatagCAGTGTGCGAATAACTGTTGAACATGCGTTTGGATGGTTGAAGCAGAGGTTCAGGCAACTTTACCATCTGAAAGGGAGGGACATGGTAGAGCTGGTCAAGACCATCCATGCATGCTTCATTTTACACAACATTGCAGATGTTGAAGATTTGGATGGGTTTCATGAGCCTCTGCTAGAGGATCATCCAGATAGGGATGCAGAAGCCCTTCAGAACCGGCCAGATGCAGATGAAGTCGTTGATAATTATGGAGATCCAATTGATGCTGAGGGGGGGAGAATTCTTCGAGACGAAATTTGCAGACAGTTGGCAATGAGGGGCGCAAATTTTTAAACAGTAATTCCAGCTGAATGgatcaaaaagaagaatttttttacatctccATAGATGGTGGGGAAGGGCAGGaatcgtttgaaaattaaaaggATACTTCATCaatttccattgatttatttccctaataaaaataaactccaccatggtgggcaAAGGAAGGGtatagtagccttcatggtgggtagttgcccttgcacaacccacgccctacccaccattaagggtaagggaatggtagaaaaatccttcgtgtacccttacttggaactccttcccttaccatccgtcaacccttcctctacccaccattaagggtaagggaagggtagaaaaatccttcgtgtacccttccttgggacttagcatttataactgaggaaaacatatcctgaaagtgtctcctcagctactttcacctgctaaagagtattgaggtCTGtgcaagaacgtaagcagtctttgaaagcaaaggtagacgggctacacaactaatctttaaaatttccttacgggaaacaataatatacaaattcagtggcgtagtcaggggtGGGatccggggggttcggaccctccgctcccccgaaatataaaaacaccatcattttccttcataaaagaaatcaaaatattgtaaaataatgaatttaaaaaaatatttaattgactattgaagtttttttcgattatgaaaagtgtttgaataagttgaaacccaatacttactatcctgtttttcaaaactttccccacctggttttggaccccccccccccaaacgaaattcctgactacgccactgcacACAATAGCTTCTATAATTGTAtgaaaaaaagctcatttagaagttctttcattcacatttttaggatgcaGCCTATTTATATGGCTGGCTATGAGACATCGtgagagtgatgttcggtatttgaatgccgatcttattttctgaaacgaaataggtgtggtaaaaaaaagtcacagctttcttccccATAGGCCcaggtgcgaatctcatcttaagattttctcaccttcgacctgaaaacggaagcaggatggcttccgaaactgtagtcaaccataaacgacagacgcggctggagaacccggaaattagtaGTCATCGTTAAGATTTTGTACTATaacttccattgagaaacatctTCCACTAAGTGCCTcgaattatgtttttttccttttggctTATGTTTTTTAAATGGAGGCTTTAATGAAACTGAAATGTATGTATCTGAAGTGATTGTAATAAAaagtttggaattaaaaaaaaaaaatagctgaGAATGTTAAATCTCTAGCTCATAACCCATCAAGAGGCAGGTCCAGGGTTCAGGACCACGTGAGAGCTAGTTTTTTtctgccctataactttagaaatcactgttgcaactcatccccattcgtttaatttagttgattagcgatttttttaatttttatgctaatttatggatttgtagtttttatattagtcccacccttcctgtacccttcattgaggctggccaaacccttcccgtacactccaggaaggagagggcgtacccaccaatgttctaaaatacccttcgtgtacccttgctgacccttaccctcaatggagggtagacctctcctcaatggaggagtttatttttatcagggttcgCCTGTATggcatgtttcgaaccatagaggtcattatcaagtaattGATAATGAAACATGTCGTACaggcgaaataaatcagtggaaatcaatgaagtctccttttaattttcgagtattaacttccacatggTTGAGCCTTATACCAGTGAAGGAAGCCAGGAATCACTCCTATAGCTAGGTTTCGACTCTGTCATGATATTCATCATGAAATGACAGAGAGAGAAAtacaataaaagaaagaaaaacaacattaaaTGTCTTTATTGAGTAGGTGCTGTAGCAAAATGACTTGCTTAGATAGCAGCTGATTCTTCTCTGCCCTTAGTGcatttgctttttcttttagctcgttgctcttttttatttctgCGAGCATTAACATGTCTCTCTGCCTTTGCTCCTCAGCCTGCCTGGCTACCTCCTCTTTGAGGGCTTTCAAAGCCATTGCCATCTTCCCATCTCGTTTCTTTATGGGTGCATCTTTTGGCCGCCCTGCACCTGTTCCACTGGGTGTGACTAATTCTTGCACCCTGTGCCCTTCTGAAGTAGATGGGCTGGGATCCACATCATCAGAATTCACAATTACAGCactacattaaaaaaatgctcagCAGTTATTATTTCCCTCAACATTTACCTTTCCATTCATTGAAATGTAAACCAAATATACTGACTTTGGTGGAGACACTGTGGTGTTAGCAATTAGGCCATGTCGACCTGACAACACCTTTGGAATAATATTATGTTTCCTTCCAAACATTTGTGTGATTTCTCTGTGGGAAAAATTTGCATAGCCTTATTTATTTAAGCTGCAATAGAGAATAATTGAAGGATCTAAGGATCAGAGTGGAAAAAGCTACTTACGTTTCATAGTGAAGGACCCTTCGCCCTCTTCCTGTTTTATTGGTGGATACATGCATTTTATAAGCCCTTTCTAGTGATTTGTACTTATTGCTTACTTGAATTCCAGTGACGTTATATCCGTGTGATTTCATGTCAGATACtattaactcaaataattttttttgtacaaaACATTtgccagatttatttttatttacgaaataggattcaaaaaaaagttttgttgCAGCTTCATCCCACACAAACTGATCAGCCTGGTTGATAAGTGCAGGTTGAACCGGTTGAACTATGGCATCAAGTTTTTGGGGAATGACAAGTTTAACCACTTGATTCCCCAGATTGCACGTCACGAACTCCTTGTTTCTATCAATTGACTTTGCCATTATTTTAATCACGGTGGAACCGTCTATTAAATGGAAGTATATGGTGGAAAATAATTAAGGCCTACACTCTTAACagggaaaagataaaaatgaatgcaaattcatgatttctaCAGGGATAACCAAGAGTGGACATTACTTCCCCTCCTCTAAATTAGCCTATGGTGATAGCAATGCAATATAATATAGAAGACAGTGTAATATTGCATAAGGTTCCATGTGGAAATTAATAACTCATTAATCACAGGtagtaatttaaatgaaaaatcactGATAGATTATTTCCAATATGATAGGTACCTTCCATAACAAAAGACATCATTCCATCCTCGTCGATGAGTAACTCATCGCGCCCATCTAAAATAGCAGTTGCTGTCATTTTGTCAAGCCTAGTTGAATTCAATGCAAACTAACTTGGAAAAGCTGTTATCGCTTTAGCGATTGGAGAAGATGCacttaatttaatggaaaatatatcgaacacTGATCCATTGTTTAAACCGCCGTCGTACCAAGGTACTCGAGGAATTGATCTTGCTTTACTGAATTTAAAAGGATTCGTGACTATTGCAATTGGAACTAACAATTTTGCTAATCTCGTTCGTATTTTTCGGCAACACGAAGAGGTCCGTAAAATTCCTAGGTGTAATGACCAAAGacaatttggtcatttggaaggtattgtcCGAATATTTTTGCGTTTGGCATTTCCTGCATACCTCCTGAACATATGAATGAAAGAGTATTTGTGTCTGCCTAATTCCATACAAATTGGTCCAAGTGGTTCGTTGGTTCAATGGCCTCAGGGTTGATATACAACATAAGTTTTGCCTCTGCATTCCCAAGAGTAACTCTTTCAAGAATCTGAGATAGTATTTTCATCCTCGTAAACGACCGTCTATTTCGTAGAAATCAtgttagaaaataatgaaaagctcGTTCAATACTGCAGAAAGATTAATTAACTTTCATTAATCGAACTAACGGGgtatcaatgcatttcattgaaAAGGTTGATGATGTGAAAGTCATTAAGCTAttcaaagtcataattttaattgtCAGTAGtggcaaaaaatcattttcataaatcACTATATAGCCAACCATAACGAAAAATACCACTCCATCCTCATCAAAGAGTAATTCATTGTGCTTGTCTAAAATTGGTATAGCTGTCATTTCGACAACACTACATGGATCCACTTACGATTCTGTTTCATTCATGAGAAAAGAATATGCACACGATAAGAATTGTTAATGGATTGGCATTAGTCCCTCTCGGGAATTAAAGTAAAAGTATAGTCGACGACGggaacgaatattaaaaaaaaaaacaagtttattGATGGGTGATTTTTGTTAGAACcaaagtatttttcaaataaataagcacATTTGCTACGTTTAATGAGAAACATCCATTTCATTTGACTATATTTTATAAGTTCGCATTTGTTTACTATttaaccacttaaaaaattattattagtagtaTTTTACCCAGTCAGATGTATTTTCAGGTGTTTTATTTCCGAAAAAGTAACGTCAAAGTGAAATACCTTTCAATTATCTATCATGGCCATTTGCTTTCCGCCTGTTTTCGTCTGTTATTACCCATGATTCCTGAAGTTGCaccttttgctccacctccgatgctggtgcaaaaggtgcagataaaagttgcaccttttgaacctgcacccgcgacgcgaacagcgttcgtcacttgcaacttccgcgacgcgaacgcaaaagtggcagaaaggtgcaggaaagtgcagaagttgcagcgacgcgaacaaagcttaAGTTACATTATTGAATCTTGTTCCCGGCGCTTGTCGTTCGAGTGAATGCGGAGTTAAAAGCGATTACTTGAGAGATAAATTGACGAACATTTCCAAAATAAACCTATTGCGACGATACACGACGGAAGGAATTCCTTGATTCCTACCCTGAAGGCTTCCCACTTAATATTCCGGAAGTGATTATTTTGCAGGAAGAGAAGTCGGTGGCGGTAGGTTTCGTTCAAATCCAACTCTTTTTAACCCTTTTAATCATCCTGCTAATATATCATGCTAATAAAAAAGCTAGGAAGTAAAATTGCGCCATGTGTTTATCGCAACTGTtgtgcaaaattaaaaatacatttttatatagagGAATATTGTTGCgtattatttctcatagttttcgTTCTTCAGTTATTATCGTCTGCTGTAGGCTTCCCCGTGTTCCCGAGGAGGGCGCTAATAGTCTCCTGGCGTTTTCCTTTGCGGAGAAGCAATGCAGTTCAGTCGTGCAGTTCAGTTGCAGTCTACGAGCAGTTGACGAATAAGTGGCCCGAGAGGCAGTCTCGCCTTTCTCCCTCCCCAGCGTAGCTGAGTGTTCCGCCGGACTGCATGCTGCTAGCCTACTCCTGCATGCTGCCCGCTTATCCCTGCACGTTGCTGTTCGCATATCTCCTGCATGTTGCTCGCCCTCTCCTGCATGCTGCTCGCCGGATCAACGCATTCTCACCGCTGCTCCGACTCTCCGTGACCTGTATTTCCAGGCTtctctattatgtattttttgtgttaattgttcattatttgtttaattgcttaaccgaattaaatgtgggaattgtctctcCTCCGCTTTATACAGTCCACTTGATTATTCTTTTACCCCACATTagttttggtccttcgggccggatcagtGGCCGGATTGCAGCCGAATTTATTTGCGTGtttgatatttcttattttctcaaaaatgttttgttcTTAGAGAAAGTGGCACATTGTAACTTGGACCACGTGCTCGTCAGTTTGCTTAGACCTGTCCTAGTCAAATGACTTCCGGTTTGAGTTTTGCTTTTGTTATAATTCAACTAATTGATCATTGCTCGCGTCATGTTCTTGACGAATTTCCTTGTTTGATGGTATTATATTTGGTTACTCATTGTTGTATGAATATTGTTCCTCTCCTTAGTTTTGACCTTCCTTACCCCTCT containing:
- the LOC124164984 gene encoding uncharacterized protein LOC124164984; this translates as MFGRKHNIIPKVLSGRHGLIANTTVSPPNAVIVNSDDVDPSPSTSEGHRVQELVTPSGTGAGRPKDAPIKKRDGKMAMALKALKEEVARQAEEQRQRDMLMLAEIKKSNELKEKANALRAEKNQLLSKQVILLQHLLNKDI